The Lewinella sp. 4G2 nucleotide sequence CTCCCTCACCCGCACCCCCTTCGCCGCCATCGACGAAAAATCATCAAACCCATCCCCCGCAAAACCAACGCGCGTTCGGTGGATCCAGAAACGATCCGAAAGCGGCTCGTCGAAGAGGGATTGAATGGCCTCCCGCCCGTACATAAACCCAAGCAGGCCGCCCCAGGTCGCTGTCGGGTTGTCGCTATCCCAACCGGCCAGGGTGCCAATTTTGACGGTCTCCACGAAATCGCCATCTCCGTAAAATAGAGAAACCAAGGAGGCCGCAAAGTTGATACCCGCCGCAAAGCACCCGTTGCAATAGAGCTTCCTTGAGGTGACGTCGTAGCCATCTGCACCCGTCACCTGATACCGCTGGTAGATTTCATCACGGCACTGTTCCCAGGGGATCCCAGCGGCGTGGCGGGCTTTGACGAATTCGTACATCGCCCGTGGGTAGTGGCCTTCCACTAGCTGGGTTTTGGCGGCATCCGCCAGTTCCTGCACGGGGGCTTTTTCACCGGCGGCCAACTCAGTATCCGCCGCCAATGCATACAACGCTACGTAGAAGCGAGCAATTTCCGCTGCTTCCTCCGCCGCGGCGACGCGGATCGGTAATTCCGCTAATCGGAGTGCGAGGTCGACGTCACCGGGTGCGTAGAGCCCGAAAATCTCCGTCGTTAATTGCGCGTCGATCATATCGTAATGCTCATTATTTGTGGGATTCGACGTTGCCGGTGGTAAGGTGCCATCTTCCATCAGGCGCAGAGCGCGTTCATTGCTTACCCACAAATAATTTTCTTCATCCGATTTAATGTGTCGCAGCCAACCATCACGGATTTGCGTCGGGCTCAAGAGGGCAGTATCGTGACGCAGCAATAGCTCCTGGTAAATATATTCGATATCCGTATCGTCATCCGCTCCCCACGCCGAATCGGGTTTAACCAACACAAAATCGATCGTCGGAGAAAGGTGGCTAATGGTATCGCCGGACCAGATATTAGGTTGGTCCGGACCACCCCAATCCTCCCTGGTGTAGAACGCCCCGGTCTGGATATCACCAATATTCCCCACCTTGTCCATCTCGGTTACCAGGCCCGTCCAATTAGCAATGCACTGCCCCAACCAGAACCCGGCAAATTGGTCTTCAATGGACGGTTTGGTCGTCGCCACCACGGTGGTTTCCGGGGTATTACAAGCAAAGAAAATTAGCAGTACGGGTAAGTATCTGAACATACCCGAAGATAGCGCCGACCCAATAATTTGCCGAACCCCAATATTCCATTTCAGTAGCTGGCGCTGCCGCAGGTGCAGGGTAGGGGGGCAAAAGAGCGGAGTAATGCGGTTGGTGGGCAAGGTATTGCAGGAGAGAACTACCCAATCTAATGACCCCGTCTCCACTCCGTAGGCGAGACCCC carries:
- a CDS encoding ADP-ribosylglycohydrolase family protein, whose amino-acid sequence is MFRYLPVLLIFFACNTPETTVVATTKPSIEDQFAGFWLGQCIANWTGLVTEMDKVGNIGDIQTGAFYTREDWGGPDQPNIWSGDTISHLSPTIDFVLVKPDSAWGADDDTDIEYIYQELLLRHDTALLSPTQIRDGWLRHIKSDEENYLWVSNERALRLMEDGTLPPATSNPTNNEHYDMIDAQLTTEIFGLYAPGDVDLALRLAELPIRVAAAEEAAEIARFYVALYALAADTELAAGEKAPVQELADAAKTQLVEGHYPRAMYEFVKARHAAGIPWEQCRDEIYQRYQVTGADGYDVTSRKLYCNGCFAAGINFAASLVSLFYGDGDFVETVKIGTLAGWDSDNPTATWGGLLGFMYGREAIQSLFDEPLSDRFWIHRTRVGFAGDGFDDFSSMAAKGVRVRELVERLEAVN